The Methylomagnum ishizawai genome has a window encoding:
- a CDS encoding ABC transporter substrate-binding protein → MTPKSSILLSLLLAAALPALAANKPAKPAPRPEAKPAATAPVPKADTLALAYLTRQEANPPTAPFFDPVVADGGLQGARLGIQDNNTTGRFTRQNFVLKETILPPDGDVVAAFKALAAEGHRHFLLDLPAPLLLELAALPEAQNALLYDTASRDDALRAESCRANLLHLLPSRAMRADALAQYLSKKRWQKWFLAIGPSEGDKLYAEAVRRSAKKFGAKIVAEKPWEHSFDERRSPESEVPVFSQGVDYEVLIVADESGLFGDSLAYRTWQPRPVAGTQGLVPTAWHHTHEAWGALQLQNRFRAQAGRWMAEADYGAWLAVRAIGEAATRAKSVEFEPVKAFMLGDQLALAGFKGVPLSFRRWDRQLRQPVLLAAERSLVAVAPIEGYLHPRNELDTLGTDEAESKCKF, encoded by the coding sequence ATGACCCCGAAATCGTCGATCCTGCTTTCCCTGTTGTTGGCCGCGGCGCTCCCGGCCCTGGCCGCTAACAAACCCGCCAAACCGGCCCCGCGCCCCGAAGCCAAACCGGCGGCGACGGCCCCGGTCCCCAAGGCCGATACCCTCGCCCTGGCCTATCTCACCCGGCAGGAGGCCAATCCGCCGACCGCGCCGTTCTTCGACCCCGTCGTCGCCGACGGCGGTCTGCAAGGGGCGCGGCTCGGCATCCAGGACAACAACACCACCGGACGCTTCACCCGGCAGAACTTCGTGCTGAAGGAAACGATCCTGCCGCCCGATGGCGATGTGGTCGCGGCCTTCAAAGCCCTGGCCGCCGAGGGCCACCGCCATTTCCTGCTCGACCTGCCCGCCCCGCTGCTGCTGGAACTCGCGGCCCTGCCCGAGGCCCAGAATGCCCTGCTCTACGACACCGCCAGCCGCGACGACGCCCTGCGGGCCGAATCCTGCCGGGCCAACCTGCTGCATCTTCTGCCCAGCCGGGCCATGCGGGCCGACGCCCTAGCGCAATACCTCTCCAAGAAGCGCTGGCAGAAGTGGTTTTTGGCGATAGGCCCGAGCGAGGGCGATAAGCTCTACGCCGAGGCGGTCCGGCGTTCGGCCAAGAAATTCGGGGCCAAGATCGTGGCGGAAAAACCCTGGGAACACAGCTTCGACGAGCGCCGTAGCCCGGAATCGGAAGTGCCGGTGTTCAGCCAGGGCGTGGATTACGAGGTCTTGATCGTGGCGGACGAATCCGGGTTGTTCGGCGATTCCTTGGCCTACCGCACCTGGCAGCCCCGGCCCGTGGCGGGCACCCAAGGCTTGGTGCCGACCGCTTGGCACCACACCCACGAAGCCTGGGGCGCGTTGCAATTGCAAAACCGCTTCCGGGCGCAGGCCGGGCGCTGGATGGCGGAAGCCGACTACGGGGCTTGGCTGGCGGTCCGCGCCATCGGCGAGGCCGCGACCCGCGCCAAGTCGGTGGAATTCGAGCCGGTGAAGGCGTTCATGCTGGGCGATCAATTGGCGCTGGCCGGGTTCAAGGGCGTGCCCTTGTCGTTCCGGCGCTGGGATCGGCAATTGCGCCAGCCGGTGTTATTGGCGGCGGAGCGTTCGCTGGTGGCGGTGGCCCCTATCGAAGGCTATTTGCATCCCAGGAACGAGTTGGATACGTTGGGGACGGACGAGGCGGAATCGAAATGTAAGTTTTAA